The following proteins come from a genomic window of Candidatus Aminicenantes bacterium:
- a CDS encoding GWxTD domain-containing protein, producing MKKLTLLRRISNLESKLCCFFTKLICFKLLIAAMVCLLFGLAAAPQDTKKNREPFTFQFDDNYKTLEIHYREWVNMVANIASPEEISIFLQLPTVRDRDMFIRLFWQQRDPSPGSEVNEYRNEIESRFRHVNQYFGRGTPRPGWMTDMGRLYMILGEPNSTESFDNVEGIYPTQVWYYYGDQKLGLPIYFNITFYKAHGTGEWVFYDPGAEGPAALLVNSDQYTSADFRQIYQILQKKAPNLAGPAFSMTPGQALVNFSPSMQSSQIIANIYRSPIRSINPAYAANFIKYKSYVNVDSSINFIENTHNLTILRDYLWGYNLITFSIKPKKMTITFNP from the coding sequence ATGAAAAAATTAACCCTGCTGCGCAGGATAAGTAACTTAGAAAGCAAATTATGTTGTTTTTTTACCAAGTTAATTTGCTTTAAGTTACTAATCGCCGCCATGGTCTGCCTGCTGTTTGGCCTGGCAGCTGCGCCCCAGGACACAAAAAAAAATAGAGAGCCCTTCACCTTTCAATTTGACGATAATTATAAAACTCTGGAAATCCATTACCGGGAATGGGTGAACATGGTGGCCAATATCGCCAGCCCCGAAGAGATAAGCATCTTTTTGCAGCTGCCGACCGTTCGCGACCGCGACATGTTCATCCGCCTGTTCTGGCAGCAGCGTGATCCCAGCCCGGGCAGCGAAGTGAACGAATACCGCAACGAAATCGAAAGCCGTTTCCGCCATGTCAACCAGTATTTCGGACGCGGAACGCCGCGGCCCGGCTGGATGACCGACATGGGACGCCTTTACATGATTTTAGGCGAACCAAACAGCACTGAATCTTTTGACAATGTGGAGGGAATCTACCCCACCCAGGTGTGGTATTACTATGGCGACCAGAAACTTGGTTTGCCGATCTACTTCAACATCACTTTTTACAAAGCGCATGGGACCGGCGAATGGGTATTCTATGATCCGGGCGCCGAAGGCCCGGCAGCGCTGTTGGTCAACAGCGATCAATACACCAGCGCCGATTTCCGCCAGATTTACCAGATCCTGCAGAAAAAAGCGCCGAATCTTGCTGGTCCGGCCTTTTCCATGACCCCCGGCCAAGCACTCGTCAATTTCTCTCCTTCCATGCAAAGTTCTCAGATCATCGCCAACATCTACCGTTCACCCATCCGCTCCATCAATCCGGCTTATGCCGCTAATTTCATTAAATATAAAAGCTATGTCAATGTCGATTCGTCGATTAATTTCATCGAAAATACCCATAACCTGACCATCCTGAGAGACTACTTGTGGGGCTACAACCTGATCACTTTTTCCATCAAGCCAAAAAAAATGACCATAACATTCAATCC